A genomic window from Nosocomiicoccus massiliensis includes:
- a CDS encoding lipoate--protein ligase, whose amino-acid sequence MYLIEPFRNGKYVDDGAYALAMQVYVNENIFLDEGIIFPYYCQPKIEIGRFQNARAEVNQDYLDENGIIVVRRDTGGGAVLVDEGAVNVCFLIPEDSRIYGDYKKMYAPVIQALKNLGVKNVEQSGRNDLLIDGKKVSGAAMTKSNGRVYGGFSLLLDIHPERMLESLNPNQKKIESKGIKSVRSRVTSIREHLKPELQNVTTDEFKDLIIKELLNIQSVDEAKRYELTDEDWQKIDELVEKKYKNWDWNYGNSPNYSYQRDGRTTAGTIDISLEIVEGRIDKCQIYGDFFGQGQIDDVSAHLIGTKVKREDLLERLAEIDLNYYFGNLSKEELTDLILS is encoded by the coding sequence ATGTATCTAATTGAACCATTTCGTAACGGAAAATATGTAGACGACGGTGCATACGCACTCGCAATGCAAGTATATGTCAATGAAAATATATTTTTAGATGAAGGAATTATATTTCCGTATTATTGCCAACCTAAAATTGAAATCGGACGTTTCCAAAACGCTCGTGCAGAAGTGAACCAAGACTATTTAGACGAAAACGGCATTATCGTCGTACGCCGTGACACTGGAGGCGGAGCAGTACTCGTCGATGAAGGTGCAGTAAACGTTTGTTTCTTAATCCCTGAAGACAGTAGAATATACGGTGACTACAAGAAAATGTACGCCCCTGTCATTCAAGCCCTGAAAAATCTCGGAGTTAAAAATGTCGAGCAAAGCGGAAGAAACGATCTTTTAATAGACGGTAAAAAAGTATCTGGTGCAGCGATGACAAAATCAAACGGACGCGTATATGGTGGTTTCTCTCTACTACTCGACATTCACCCTGAACGTATGCTTGAGTCATTAAATCCGAATCAAAAGAAAATCGAATCAAAAGGTATTAAATCTGTAAGAAGTCGCGTAACGAGCATTCGCGAACATTTAAAACCAGAACTTCAAAATGTTACGACAGATGAATTTAAAGACCTCATCATTAAAGAACTTCTCAATATTCAATCTGTAGATGAAGCAAAACGCTACGAACTAACTGACGAAGACTGGCAGAAAATCGATGAACTCGTCGAAAAGAAATATAAAAACTGGGACTGGAACTATGGTAACTCTCCAAACTATAGTTATCAAAGAGATGGCCGTACGACAGCTGGAACGATTGATATCAGTTTAGAAATCGTCGAAGGTCGTATCGACAAATGCCAAATCTACGGTGACTTCTTCGGTCAAGGACAAATCGACGACGTGAGCGCGCACTTAATCGGCACAAAAGTAAAACGAGAAGATCTATTAGAACGATTAGCAGAAATCGATTTAAACTATTACTTCGGTAATTTATCAAAAGAAGAACTGACAGATTTAATTTTAAGCTAA
- a CDS encoding SIR2 family NAD-dependent protein deacylase, with product MSTWNYNTNSDSETLASLIKDADAVVVGVGAGMSASDGFTYVGDRFKKNFPDFIEKYGWFDMLQASLFDFPTTEEYWAFQSRFVKLNYIDQPVGKSYVALKEMLEHTPYFVITTNADNAFYKADYDMDKVFYYQGEYALMQCSQFCHNETYRDDEMMLKMVEQQQDMKVPYDLIPFCPKCNAKLEINKRNAEKGMVESPHFFEQKARYEAFLNEHKSGKVIYLEIGVGYTTPQFIKHPFWRFTCQNKDAKFVTMNQKSYRIPDDIKEQSIALTDDIQTTIVKANHILKEQQHVSN from the coding sequence ATGTCTACTTGGAACTACAACACAAATTCAGACAGTGAAACGCTCGCTTCACTCATAAAAGATGCGGATGCTGTCGTCGTTGGTGTCGGCGCTGGGATGTCTGCTTCAGATGGTTTCACTTATGTCGGTGACCGTTTTAAAAAGAACTTTCCAGATTTTATTGAAAAGTACGGATGGTTCGACATGTTACAAGCGAGTCTTTTTGACTTTCCGACGACTGAAGAGTATTGGGCGTTTCAAAGTCGCTTCGTCAAGCTAAATTATATCGATCAACCGGTCGGTAAATCGTATGTAGCACTTAAAGAAATGCTCGAACATACACCGTACTTTGTCATTACGACAAACGCAGATAACGCTTTTTATAAAGCAGACTATGATATGGATAAAGTATTCTACTATCAAGGTGAATATGCGTTAATGCAGTGTAGTCAGTTTTGCCATAACGAGACGTACCGAGATGACGAAATGATGTTAAAAATGGTCGAACAACAACAAGATATGAAAGTACCATACGACCTAATTCCGTTTTGTCCAAAATGTAACGCAAAGTTAGAGATTAACAAACGTAACGCCGAAAAAGGCATGGTCGAAAGTCCACACTTCTTCGAGCAAAAAGCGCGATACGAAGCGTTTCTTAACGAGCATAAATCCGGAAAAGTCATCTATTTAGAAATCGGTGTCGGCTATACGACGCCACAGTTTATCAAACATCCGTTTTGGCGATTCACATGTCAAAATAAAGACGCTAAATTTGTTACGATGAACCAAAAATCATACCGAATTCCTGATGATATTAAAGAGCAGTCGATCGCTTTAACAGATGATATTCAAACGACGATTGTCAAAGCAAATCACATTTTAAAGGAGCAACAACATGTATCTAATTGA
- a CDS encoding protein-ADP-ribose hydrolase yields the protein MRLNEVNDLIHYLQDEQNIAHTSARDFEHAFTLYRELVNVRKPKPLPEKYLRIQDEFLKSINDTVVHLKDLEEVERQIYMFKGDITTLAVDGIVNAANADLLGCFIKGHACIDNIIHTKAGVQLRYECHEIMEAQGRKEAVGRAKMTDAYNLPSKYVFHTVGPYIKGDGPSKMQQDLLKQCYKSVLTLADEHNLESIAFCSISTGVFRFPKPLAAEIAIKTVKDYLKETNSNIKVIFNVFSDEDKMIYKNILR from the coding sequence ATGAGACTAAACGAAGTAAATGATTTAATACATTATTTACAAGATGAACAAAATATCGCGCACACATCTGCAAGAGATTTTGAACATGCATTTACGTTATACCGTGAACTCGTCAACGTGCGTAAGCCGAAGCCTTTACCTGAGAAATATTTACGCATCCAAGATGAGTTTTTAAAGTCAATTAACGACACGGTTGTTCATCTTAAAGATTTAGAAGAAGTTGAAAGACAAATCTATATGTTTAAAGGCGATATAACAACACTCGCTGTTGATGGTATTGTGAATGCAGCAAACGCTGATTTACTCGGCTGCTTTATAAAAGGCCACGCGTGTATTGATAATATCATCCACACGAAAGCTGGTGTTCAGCTACGCTATGAATGTCACGAAATTATGGAAGCACAAGGTCGTAAAGAAGCAGTCGGTCGCGCGAAAATGACAGACGCTTATAACTTACCATCAAAATACGTATTTCACACAGTCGGCCCGTACATTAAAGGTGATGGCCCTTCAAAAATGCAGCAAGATTTACTTAAACAATGTTATAAAAGTGTTCTTACATTAGCAGATGAGCACAATTTAGAGAGCATCGCATTTTGTAGTATTTCTACAGGGGTGTTTCGCTTCCCTAAACCGCTCGCTGCTGAAATCGCAATAAAAACAGTCAAAGATTATTTAAAAGAAACAAACTCTAATATAAAAGTCATCTTTAACGTATTCTCCGATGAAGATAAAATGATATATAAGAACATATTACGTTAG
- a CDS encoding MsnO8 family LLM class oxidoreductase, with product MTIKFSATIIIYASYINFNLKGLIIIVKISVLDYAVIDEGKDAVTAVKEAIELAQHAEALNFSRFFVAEHHDVKSFASSSPELLMMKLLDETNDIQIGSAGVMLPHYSPLKVAENFRMLEAFHCGRVNLGFGNTFGTAKVQRAMDTKKADFDYEHHIDTLQQHLTNASNITVHPETSSAPSMWMLSTSERSAKLAAKLGVGYIFGLFPYASTDKIPTGRRAIKQFKEMFQPSKTNETPVTIAAVFVVISDTDEKAETLANALDVWLLGKNNFNEFEYFPSVETAKAYDYTDDELKRMKANRTRMVVGSKETVKAKLLDIQNELSADELLIIPLMPGFNNRKHALTLIHEAFNL from the coding sequence TTGACTATAAAATTCAGTGCGACTATAATTATATATGCTTCATACATTAATTTTAATTTAAAAGGATTGATAATCATCGTTAAAATAAGCGTCCTTGATTACGCAGTGATTGATGAAGGGAAAGATGCAGTAACTGCAGTGAAAGAAGCAATCGAACTCGCTCAACATGCTGAAGCATTAAATTTCAGTCGATTCTTCGTCGCAGAGCATCACGATGTAAAATCATTTGCAAGCAGTTCACCAGAACTATTGATGATGAAACTACTCGATGAAACAAACGACATTCAAATTGGTTCAGCTGGTGTTATGTTGCCGCATTACAGTCCGTTAAAAGTTGCAGAAAACTTTCGTATGTTAGAAGCTTTTCACTGTGGACGTGTGAACTTAGGCTTTGGTAATACGTTCGGTACAGCTAAAGTACAACGTGCAATGGATACGAAAAAAGCTGATTTTGACTACGAACATCATATCGATACGTTGCAACAACATTTAACTAATGCGTCAAACATTACCGTTCACCCTGAAACTTCTTCAGCGCCTTCTATGTGGATGCTAAGTACGAGTGAACGTTCAGCGAAACTCGCAGCGAAACTCGGTGTCGGGTATATTTTCGGGTTATTTCCGTATGCATCTACCGATAAAATACCAACTGGACGACGGGCAATAAAGCAATTTAAAGAAATGTTTCAACCGTCAAAAACGAACGAAACACCTGTCACTATTGCAGCAGTTTTCGTCGTCATCTCAGATACGGATGAAAAAGCCGAGACACTCGCGAATGCTTTAGACGTATGGCTACTCGGTAAAAATAACTTTAACGAGTTCGAATACTTCCCATCTGTAGAAACAGCGAAAGCCTATGATTATACAGATGATGAACTGAAGCGTATGAAAGCCAACCGGACACGTATGGTCGTCGGGTCAAAAGAAACGGTAAAAGCAAAGCTATTGGATATTCAAAACGAACTTTCAGCTGATGAATTACTCATCATTCCGCTAATGCCAGGATTTAACAATAGAAAACATGCACTCACGTTAATACACGAGGCATTTAATTTATAA
- a CDS encoding NADH-dependent flavin oxidoreductase produces MNEKYEPLFEPFQLPNGDVIDNRFVLSPMITNSSTKDGEVTTEDVLYHERRSKSAPILVTGAAYIEPYGQLFEYGYSVADDKKIEGLKKLAQAMKQSGGKAILQLTHAGRFSNQAILDLGVVYGPSLMELNVPVKHQVLPMSKRKIDMVIDNYREATKRAIEAGFDGVEVSAAQRLLIQTFFSKFSNERDDEYGSKTLEDRSRFGLEVYQAVADVIETHAPKDFMLGFRGTPEETRGSDVGYTVEEFLQFVDALESIRPLDYLAIASWGRNIYKATVRAQGENEGEYVNKIVYDHVKGKIPLMVTGGINTPEKALEALQFGDMVGMSSPFITEPDFVNKLKAGHESDITLQFEIDELEDLKIPRAAFKDIVRMMDYGEGLPKETRDELRRMAEDKE; encoded by the coding sequence ATGAACGAAAAATACGAACCGCTATTTGAACCATTTCAACTGCCGAATGGTGACGTCATTGATAACCGTTTTGTATTGTCTCCAATGATTACAAATTCATCGACTAAAGACGGGGAAGTAACGACTGAAGATGTCTTATATCACGAACGACGCAGCAAGTCTGCGCCGATTCTCGTAACAGGGGCTGCGTATATCGAACCGTACGGTCAACTGTTTGAATACGGGTATAGCGTTGCAGATGATAAAAAAATTGAAGGATTAAAAAAACTCGCACAAGCGATGAAACAGTCTGGTGGAAAAGCGATATTACAACTCACACATGCTGGACGTTTTTCTAACCAAGCAATTTTAGATTTAGGCGTCGTTTATGGACCGAGTTTGATGGAGTTAAATGTGCCAGTAAAACACCAAGTGTTGCCGATGTCTAAACGTAAAATCGACATGGTGATTGATAATTACCGCGAGGCAACTAAGCGCGCAATTGAAGCGGGATTTGATGGTGTTGAAGTATCAGCTGCACAACGATTACTCATTCAAACATTTTTCTCTAAATTTTCAAATGAGCGTGACGACGAATATGGTAGTAAAACGTTAGAAGACCGATCACGATTTGGTTTAGAAGTATATCAAGCTGTTGCAGATGTTATTGAAACTCACGCGCCAAAAGACTTTATGCTCGGCTTTAGAGGGACACCTGAAGAAACAAGGGGTAGTGACGTCGGTTATACAGTTGAAGAGTTTTTACAATTCGTAGATGCACTCGAATCTATTCGACCGCTCGACTATTTAGCAATCGCAAGTTGGGGTCGAAACATTTATAAAGCGACGGTCCGTGCACAAGGTGAAAACGAAGGTGAATACGTCAATAAGATTGTCTATGATCACGTGAAAGGGAAAATCCCACTTATGGTTACTGGAGGTATTAACACGCCAGAAAAAGCACTAGAAGCATTACAATTTGGCGATATGGTCGGAATGTCGAGCCCATTTATTACCGAACCAGATTTCGTAAATAAGTTAAAAGCAGGTCACGAATCAGATATTACACTTCAGTTTGAGATTGACGAGTTAGAAGACTTAAAAATTCCACGTGCAGCTTTTAAAGACATCGTTAGAATGATGGATTACGGCGAAGGGCTACCAAAAGAGACGCGCGATGAGTTAAGACGTATGGCAGAAGATAAAGAATAA
- a CDS encoding ABC transporter ATP-binding protein: protein MELSIEKLTVQFNTFLLNINELHFNDGLNIIIGGNGSGKTTLLNGLIGYQYSERDVLFNDAPFHLKEHVTYIPQLLNRPDMTVKDFAELTSQKSSDDLLKRFSLYDLKDTSVSHISGGEFKRAVFVQAVLENKPILIFDELEEGLDVKYKKEMFDYIKELSKEKIVIMNVHDLTLVLQYADKVIGMKKGEVAFTTSPECITEYNLTNIFNVPLEIIEYGRKRLIVL from the coding sequence ATGGAGCTATCCATTGAAAAATTAACCGTTCAATTTAATACGTTTTTGCTCAATATCAATGAACTTCATTTTAATGATGGGTTAAATATCATTATCGGGGGTAACGGTAGTGGGAAAACGACGCTTTTAAATGGTTTAATCGGCTATCAATATAGTGAGAGAGATGTATTGTTTAACGATGCACCGTTTCATTTAAAAGAGCACGTCACATATATCCCGCAACTTTTAAATCGCCCTGACATGACAGTTAAAGACTTCGCCGAGTTAACGAGTCAAAAAAGTAGCGATGATTTACTGAAACGTTTTTCTTTATACGATTTAAAAGATACATCTGTATCTCATATTTCGGGTGGGGAGTTTAAGCGTGCGGTATTTGTCCAAGCAGTGTTAGAAAATAAACCGATACTTATCTTCGATGAACTTGAAGAAGGACTCGACGTCAAATATAAAAAAGAGATGTTTGACTATATAAAAGAATTATCAAAAGAAAAAATCGTTATTATGAACGTGCATGATCTCACGCTCGTATTACAATATGCAGATAAAGTAATCGGAATGAAAAAAGGTGAAGTCGCATTTACGACTTCACCAGAATGTATCACAGAATATAATTTAACGAATATCTTTAACGTACCACTCGAAATTATTGAGTATGGCCGTAAGCGACTTATTGTTTTGTAA
- a CDS encoding glycine cleavage system protein H gives MRKTANYLWIDKDGDTYTLVLTPELQDDIGTVGYVQFSKEDVVKKGDSLLELEGSKTVLDLMSPLAGTVVERNTKAIDTPEILNASDANESWVVKLTDVDEDAFNALDDAQ, from the coding sequence ATGAGAAAAACAGCAAACTACTTATGGATTGATAAAGATGGAGACACTTATACATTAGTGTTAACGCCTGAACTTCAAGACGATATCGGAACAGTTGGATACGTTCAGTTCAGTAAAGAGGACGTCGTTAAAAAAGGCGACTCACTACTTGAATTAGAAGGTTCTAAAACAGTATTAGACTTAATGTCACCACTTGCTGGGACAGTCGTTGAACGAAATACAAAAGCAATCGACACACCAGAAATTTTAAACGCTTCAGACGCAAACGAAAGCTGGGTTGTAAAACTGACAGACGTCGATGAAGATGCATTTAATGCGTTAGACGACGCACAATAA